A part of Chitinimonas koreensis genomic DNA contains:
- the rsgA gene encoding ribosome small subunit-dependent GTPase A — MFDFDYEALRAIGLTQYLINQLHALAEPPRPGSALMRIVEVQRDHLTVHDGHGERQARALPRLTAMLQAHADALAVGDWVVAETHAGEECWIATRLEPLTQLARRANDGRRQMLASNVDTALLLMGLDLDYNPRRLERYLALTQAAGLEAVAVLTKADVGDAVEQRMAELHARLPRRIPVLALNGQDASAREALAPWLGAGQTLVLLGSSGAGKSTLSNTLLMAEAQLTGGVRRGDGRGRHTTTARSLHCLPGGACIIDTPGLRTWRPDADETEVAASFDDIAALAGRCRFRDCRHRDEPGCAVRETVPADRLLNYHKLLREARRGQQTALERKAETAKWKAIGKAGRARGEEKRR, encoded by the coding sequence ATGTTCGATTTCGACTATGAAGCGCTGCGCGCCATCGGCTTGACGCAGTACCTGATCAACCAACTCCACGCCTTGGCCGAACCGCCGCGCCCGGGCAGCGCGCTGATGCGCATCGTCGAGGTGCAGCGCGACCACCTCACCGTCCACGACGGCCATGGCGAGCGCCAGGCCCGCGCGCTGCCGCGGCTGACCGCGATGCTGCAGGCCCATGCCGATGCGCTCGCGGTCGGCGACTGGGTGGTGGCGGAGACTCATGCCGGCGAGGAATGCTGGATCGCCACCCGGCTGGAACCGCTGACCCAGCTGGCCCGCCGCGCCAACGACGGCCGGCGCCAGATGCTGGCCAGCAACGTCGACACCGCCCTGCTGCTGATGGGACTGGACCTCGACTACAACCCGCGCCGGCTGGAACGCTACCTGGCGCTGACCCAGGCGGCCGGCCTCGAAGCGGTCGCGGTGCTGACCAAGGCCGACGTCGGCGACGCGGTCGAGCAGCGCATGGCGGAGCTGCACGCCCGCCTGCCGCGCCGCATCCCGGTGCTGGCGCTGAACGGCCAGGACGCCTCGGCCCGCGAGGCGCTGGCGCCATGGCTCGGCGCCGGCCAGACGCTGGTGCTGCTGGGCTCCAGCGGCGCCGGCAAGTCCACCCTGAGCAACACGCTGCTGATGGCTGAAGCCCAGCTCACCGGCGGCGTGCGCCGCGGCGACGGCCGCGGCCGCCATACCACCACGGCGCGTTCGTTGCACTGCCTGCCCGGCGGCGCCTGCATCATCGACACGCCGGGCCTGCGCACCTGGCGGCCCGACGCCGACGAGACCGAGGTGGCGGCGAGCTTCGACGATATCGCGGCGCTGGCCGGGCGCTGCCGCTTCCGCGACTGCCGCCACCGCGACGAGCCAGGCTGTGCGGTGCGCGAGACGGTGCCGGCCGACCGGCTGCTCAACTACCACAAGCTCCTGCGCGAGGCGCGCCGCGGCCAGCAGACGGCGCTGGAACGCAAGGCGGAGACGGCCAAGTGGAAGGCGATCGGCAAGGCGGGGCGGGCGCGGGGAGAGGAGAAGCGGCGCTGA